The DNA region GAACTGGAAGATAGATATGTCGGAATTTCATAACTAATTGTTCAGGAGGTGATCAACCCTGTTTATAATGGTATGCTTGATATCTTCTATACTATTGCGGCCATCCAGAACTAGAAAACGATGGGATTCTTCGCTGGCAAGTTTTAGATAACCATTTCGAGTACGCTGTTTGAACTCTACATTTTCAGCTTCCAGGCGATCCAGTTCTCGATCATCCATGCGGTCTTCAGCGGTTTCAAGTGGGGTGTCCACCAGAATAGTGAGATTCGGCTCGACCTCTCCAATCGCCACATCAGCAACCTTTTGAATACTGGTTAACGAAAGATCTCGCCCATATCCCTGATAGGCAATGGTACTATCCACAAACCGATCAAGCAGAACAATCTCACCTCTGTTAAGGGCTGGCATGACCTTTTCAGCGATCAATTGACTTCTACTGGAAAAGTAGAGCAGCATCTCGGTGATGGGACTCATTTCAATATTTTCTTTGTCCAATAGAATATCTCTTATCTTTTCAGATATCCTGGTACCGCCTGGCTCCCTGAAAAGGTGAACAGAGTAGCCTCTATCCAGGAGTTCATGGTACAGCATCTTACACTGGGTCGATTTTCCAGACCCATCGATTCCTTCAAAGCTGATGAACAAAGGACGTGAAGTTTTCATTTTTTGGTTTTTGCCAGTTGGATCAATATCCATATATAGTCATAGAAACTTAAAGCAGCCAATAGCCAGGGTAACAAAATTACAAATAGATAAGCACGTTCACCCGGCCAGGCTCCCAGCAATGCAAACAAGAAGATGATACCCATTCTATCCCACCTCAAAAAATAGAGTCTGGGAATATTGATAGCCATAAGATCATATTTCATCTGAAGGTTGGTGAGCAGGTACAGTCCTGAAATACCCAGCAAGGCCGCTCCACCGGTCCACCAGTGTCCCTGAAGCCACATATAGAACGTTAGAGCCACTACCAGGGGAACTTCTTCCACAAAGTGCTTAAACCGATTTGCGGGAACTGAACGATCTACAAATACATGGAGATAAACTTGATCCAGAAAGAGCCAGATCGCTACTAACAAAGCCGTCAGGAAATAGGCTCCCAACAGAATGGTCAGAATGCTTAAACCTTCAACACCCCAGCGTAATTTGTTCAGCCAGATCGCATCAATATCACTATTGCGAACCTGCGTGATGGCAGAGTTCAGAACCTTTTTTAATAATTTTTGAGCGAATTGCGGATAATTGAAATCATCGCGTGCATATTCAAATGTTTTGTCTGTCGTCATGCTTTCTTTCCTCCGATCAAGATAACCACTTCACCTTTTATGCTGCGGGTGTCTAACTGTTCCCTGATCTCTGAAACGGTTCCCCTGATAAATTCTTCGAATTTCTTGGTGATCTCCCGACCAATAACCACTTGTCGGTTCCCCATGTGGTCATGGATATCTCGAAGTGTTCGACCAACCCGGTGGGGTGATTCGTAGAGGATCAGAGTACGCGGATCCTCTGCCAGATATTTGAGACGGCTTTGGCGACCCTTCTTGCGTGGTAAAAAGCCTTCAAAGGTGAATCGGTCTGAAGGCAAGCCTGCAGCCACCATAGCAGCTAACATGGCTGATGCACCTGGGATGGGCACAATATCAAGCCCTGCTGC from Candidatus Neomarinimicrobiota bacterium includes:
- the tmk gene encoding dTMP kinase; its protein translation is MKTSRPLFISFEGIDGSGKSTQCKMLYHELLDRGYSVHLFREPGGTRISEKIRDILLDKENIEMSPITEMLLYFSSRSQLIAEKVMPALNRGEIVLLDRFVDSTIAYQGYGRDLSLTSIQKVADVAIGEVEPNLTILVDTPLETAEDRMDDRELDRLEAENVEFKQRTRNGYLKLASEESHRFLVLDGRNSIEDIKHTIINRVDHLLNN
- the rsmI gene encoding 16S rRNA (cytidine(1402)-2'-O)-methyltransferase: MSTGKLYIVSTPIGNLGDFTFRAVDTLKKVDLIAAEDTRVSGVLLKHYEISTPMFSYHDHNKEQATPGLLRKLENGDDVALITDAGTPLVSDPGFYLARAVVAAGLDIVPIPGASAMLAAMVAAGLPSDRFTFEGFLPRKKGRQSRLKYLAEDPRTLILYESPHRVGRTLRDIHDHMGNRQVVIGREITKKFEEFIRGTVSEIREQLDTRSIKGEVVILIGGKKA